GAGCAATAGTTCTGCGAGGATGAGGTTTGTGTGGGCCAAGAGTCCGTGTATGAGTCAAATGAAGGGGAATACTGTCTTGACTGTGGTGGGAGACTGGACGGGTAATGTGCCGAGTAGGGGTTGAAGGAGCCCGCCGTGTGGTACGCCGTAGCTGGGGGTGAGAAAGTGGGTCCGTAAAGGCTGAAATGTCCGAAGGAATTCACGTGCTGTATCTGTGCTGGTTCATTCCTCCGTTTCGAGACTTTGAAACGCTTAGCTCTCCGTAAGAAACTCCCATTGCTGAACATGTCCCCACAGTCCGGATGCATCGCCCAGTAGTTCCCCTTCCCAGGCCGGCCCGGCGCTCTCGGGATCTTGATGAAACAGTCGTTCAGAGACAAGTTATGACGGATGGAGTTCTGCCACCGCTGCTGGTTCTCCCTGAAATACGGGAACTTTTCCATGATGAATGCGTACACCTCGTTCAATGTCACCATACCGTCTTTGGAGTTCTGGATGGACATGGTAATGAGAGCGATGTACGAGTAGGGTGGCTTCACGTCGGCGAAGCGGCGTTTCTGCGGGGTCATGGAGCCTCCACTCCCGGTGCTTCCGTACCGGTCACGGTACGGTACAAGCCCGCTGTCATCTTCGGCCAGTAACTCGCAGGACGGAGAAGCCGAAATATGATGACTATTAATCACCCTTTCTCCATCACTAGGATGTTTCTCGATGTAGCATTCATCACTCTCACTCACATCGGCTGTAAACTCagcagtcattttttttttttcagttctcgttattttctctcctctaaataaaaaaaagtttactacACACCCAAAAAGCTTGTGGATTGAAGTTAACAGAAATCGACGTGGTCACGTCACTCGGGTGCGATTATTGATGACTGTATAACAACTTCGATCGTctcagtttttaaaacaaactcatcaGTTTGTCTGTCATGTCTATCAAGTCGCTGTCAAGTGGACAAGCAACGTCTTCCTTATGAATATTGATAAGCAAGATGACAAATTACTCCTTTCAGTCCTCACCTTGCGATCCCGTGTGAGCAAAGTCGGGTCGTGGTGGGGTAGGGTGAAAGGCGTTTGTTCGTTTAACCGGACAAAAGCCCACAATAGTGAGATGGCCGGCCCTCTCATCAGGATCAGCCCGGCCTTATAGCCTTTGGTGTGTTTAGATAACAGAAACACTTACATATCGATCCCCTCTTAGGACTGGTTTATGCTACCGTGTTTAGAGAGAGCTGCCCGGGTGGATGTTGGAGGGATGATGGGGTTTGGAGTTGGGGGGTCTTGAAACTCTCATAGAAAACCACTAATCGACCAATTCTCTGTTAATTCGATGTTGACTCTGCATTGAACTCGTTTTTTTCCTCTGGATTGGTTCTGTGGAGGAATCACCTGAGGACACTTCTTGTTCTATTGTAACTACTGACCGGCCAGGAATAATTAGTATAGATTATAGTCCAGAGAGGGGTAATGAAGACATCatcttgtgaatttatcaaaactACATGATAAATAGAGGCCTAATAATGACATCTCCAGAGTCCAGATCACGGAGTTATAAGAGTGAATGTTTACACCAAAGgacatttttatggttttgttttcatattataGAAACATACGTTAACTGATATAACTATTAATTaaacatttcataaaaacaattgGAAGGCATTATAAAGATTATAATAACTTAAAGACTAATTCAAaacgaataaataaaaataaataaaaaattacaagtgATCAGCATTGTTTTTGTGCTACTATCACTATAAACCATAAAACTATATTCAATAATTATGTCTGCTAGTTCACATGCTGAACCTTACACAGTTCTAATTCCACGGCTGTcctgcatgtcatgaatgaatGTATGTACTGAATGGAAGATAGATATTAGTGTTTACTCAAGTTCCCACTCACTAAATGAATCGCCATTAAAGATCATTAACTAAATGTTTTCACACCCAGTAGCAgagacaagaagaagaagaccaCTTTGCCACTGTTGACCTTTC
This genomic stretch from Asterias amurensis chromosome 9, ASM3211899v1 harbors:
- the LOC139941752 gene encoding forkhead box protein E1-like gives rise to the protein MTAEFTADVSESDECYIEKHPSDGERVINSHHISASPSCELLAEDDSGLVPYRDRYGSTGSGGSMTPQKRRFADVKPPYSYIALITMSIQNSKDGMVTLNEVYAFIMEKFPYFRENQQRWQNSIRHNLSLNDCFIKIPRAPGRPGKGNYWAMHPDCGDMFSNGSFLRRAKRFKVSKRRNEPAQIQHVNSFGHFSLYGPTFSPPATAYHTAGSFNPYSAHYPSSLPPQSRQYSPSFDSYTDSWPTQTSSSQNYCSSATPYYPSSAIAPSSGYLSLGGMSGIQTAHRAAAASLTGYPSLQQTYGATSCCHMNRRISQHAL